The DNA sequence TGCACTTGGAACTGCTCTGCTATGCCAAAATGAgccattaataaccaaacaaAAGTGACAAGCTCTCCACCTTTACTCAGCAATTGGGCATGGCTACTTGGTCTGCAATGACTTGCAGCATATGATAGTAATTCCACCCACACTTCACTTATGAATTTCCATCTCAAATTCTTCAGCTCCCTTGCCAGAATACATGCATCAAACAATACAGACTTGCTTCTATTCCCTTTGACATCAACAGGTTTAATTTCTGTATTTACTTCGAGGAGTTTTCTGCAAGCATTTTCCAGTGTTTCATCCGATCCCAGTGCCCTTTTTTCAAAGAATTGTTTGGCTTCTGCAAAAGTATCAGAAAATCTTTTCTGACCAATTCCCGCTACAGAAGACATCAAATCAGGCTGCATAACTAAGAGATATAACATATAATCAGACAATGTCTTACTAAACTCTCGATGATCACCATCATCACCACCAGCATTGCTATTCTTATGATCACCAGCATTGCTATTCTGAGGCTTCTCATCGTGATAGCGCAACTCGGTTGCAATGTGCCACAACAGAATGCTTCGGTCATAAGTAACATAGTAGTACTCCTTAAGAATCCACTCCCCTGCAAGATAAATTCGCGATCTTAAATTGTTAAACAGTGGCCCGCCATCCCCATAGTAGTACTCCTTAAGAATCCACTCCCCTCTTGCTGAACATATTTTGCTGCCATTTTGAGGATCAACTGCATCCTCCGATTTACTTTTCAACTCTTCAAAAATGAACTTCCACAGTTCCCCAGAGAGTTTCTTGCTGGTTCTATATTTGATCTCATCTCGAATATCCTTGAGACCCATGAATCTGATTATTTTAATGCCCAAAAAGCCTGCATAGTCCATAACTGTAGGTGGTGCTCTTCCATATTCGTGGAGAGAATAATCTATAAAGCTGAATGCAGAGACAGATTCAGACCATCTTTGAAATAAAATCTTCCTGGTCCCCTCTAAACACTTCGTTGGTATTTCAGTGGTAGACCATAAAGATCTCTTCAAATTGAGGTGCTTGTTCATGAGATTAGTGGCTAAACAAGAATTTGGGCGACACTTGCTAATTACAACAGTCCAATCAGACAAGATAAGCATCGAAATAGCTATTGAATCTAGGGCTATTGCACCCAAGAGCAAGGAATAGGTATTTCTAACATCAAACCTGTGGAAGCCATGCTTGTCCAACTTATAGAAGAAACCAAGGGCTATACAAACCGTTCCAAATGATATAGCCCTTAAAACGTATCCCCACACATAATGCACCACATAAGCTTTGGTGTAAAGAGCTTCATACATAAAGTTGAGCTCTGTTGCAATCAATGTATAAGCCGCTTCGGATGTTCTCTTATCGAAATAGGCACGGCTCTGCTTGCGCTGATGAAAATCAAGAACAATATCTATAATAAGACCCATGGAGATTTTAAAGAATTCATGAGCAAGCCGCACCACAACAATATTATCAATTTTGTCGCCGCCTGCTTCTTCCTCAGGGTAAGTCTCACTCTTGGATTCTGGGCCACGGCCTGTTTCGGTGTGTATATGAATTGGAAGATTGGCAGCTTTTCTTGAAGAGTACTCATCCATGTACTTTGCATAATCCGGTCCAGTGTCCGGTACTGCAAGTATGGAGTCCTTGAGACTGCTTAAGCTGGCAAGATACAAAGCACGTGTTCGCTCGCCATACTTTACAAGTCCTGGGAAAATTAGCAACAGTGTTGGCCACCATAGCTTGTTTTCTCGAGTTGACTGCATAATAAAGACGTACGTCACAGCCAAAACCTGGAATATGAGACCAAGAAAGTGTCTTGGCCACAAGGCGTTATCTTCCATAGAAATCGCAATTATGGTGTCCGGACCACCCAGGTGTAACAAAAGAAATGGAGCCCAAAATGCCAAAAGGCCGCCATTAATTGTCTCGGCGACCGGTGGTGTCAGTTTGGCTGCTTGCAATTAATCCAATGGCAAAGTTAGCAGCCCAGTCTGCGAGCAAGTAAGCTAACCAAATGGGCACGATCACCCATTTGCTTGATGTTCTCTTTCTCATGGGTGCACAAAGAATTAAAAAGGTCTGCAATGAGAGGCTTAATAGGATGAAGCCCCGGAGGTTCCACTTATCCCATATTTTCTTGACGGTGTCAGAAATAGGAACGGCGGAGGAACCCATATCCTCTTTTTCGTTGTTTCTCCTCCCACCAAAGAATAATTTCAAAGTTCCTACAAAATTACTTCGTTtagatatatataaaattagtttactttatacttcGTAATGATTAGTTTACTCTCTCTCGTTCCAAAATACTAGGTAATGGCTAATCTCTATTACTATACGGTTTCATTTGGTTCACAGAAATAAAAGTAATTCCTTTGTTTTTCTCAAGGTTCTAAAAaccgctaggcgctagtcgggttGTGGTCAGGGGATTAGCGCCCAGGGATCTAGGCTGGTGCCTAGgcggttttatttttttaattttatttttatttttataacatttatttatataattataaacgtataaagactttttttttgttttgagaaaGACAACATAAAGTCATTGGTcaacccaaaataaaaaattaaaactctAGCTAATTATGGttggtaaaatatatatatatatatatatataatttttttatttatgttaagcttgtcaaaatggAGCAGCACGTGGCTCCTTACTAACCAAAGATTCAATCAATCTTTTCTT is a window from the Rosa chinensis cultivar Old Blush chromosome 2, RchiOBHm-V2, whole genome shotgun sequence genome containing:
- the LOC112183939 gene encoding uncharacterized protein LOC112183939 encodes the protein MEDNALWPRHFLGLIFQVLAVTYVFIMQSTRENKLWWPTLLLIFPGLVKYGERTRALYLASLSSLKDSILAVPDTGPDYAKYMDEYSSRKAANLPIHIHTETGRGPESKSETYPEEEAGGDKIDNIVVVRLAHEFFKISMGLIIDIVLDFHQRKQSRAYFDKRTSEAAYTLIATELNFMYEALYTKAYVVHYVWGYVLRAISFGTVCIALGFFYKLDKHGFHRFDVRNTYSLLLGAIALDSIAISMLILSDWTVVISKCRPNSCLATNLMNKHLNLKRSLWSTTEIPTKCLEGTRKILFQRWSESVSAFSFIDYSLHEYGRAPPTVMDYAGFLGIKIIRFMGLKDIRDEIKYRTSKKLSGELWKFIFEELKSKSEDAVDPQNGSKICSARGEWILKEYYYGDGGPLFNNLRSRIYLAGEWILKEYYYVTYDRSILLWHIATELRYHDEKPQNSNAGDHKNSNAGGDDGDHREFSKTLSDYMLYLLVMQPDLMSSVAGIGQKRFSDTFAEAKQFFEKRALGSDETLENACRKLLEVNTEIKPVDVKGNRSKSVLFDACILARELKNLRWKFISEVWVELLSYAASHCRPSSHAQLLSKGGELVTFVWLLMAHFGIAEQFQVQEDQARVKLTVGKPADEVFYWSGEKPPESKATGSIQ